ACGGGACGTCCGTCCGAGAAGGCGTCGAAGGTGTCGTCGTCGAGACGGGATGTGGTCTGGTGGGCGGACACGGCCGCGCTTCTCCGCTGGGACGTTGGTGAGGGACGGTTGCGGCGACGTGGACGGGATGGGAGGCTGACCGCGGTCGGGAGTGCCGGGGCCTCAGTGGGCGGTGTCGAGCCGTTCGGCGACCCGAAGCCGCGCCGAGCGCGAGCGTGGGTTGGCGGCGAGCTCGGCGGCGTCCGCCTTGATCGCCTTGCGGGTGTGAAGGAAGAGGGTGGCCCGGTGAGCGCAGGTGCAGATGGGCTGCTGGGGCGGACAGACACAGTTCAGTGCTGCGACGTGGAGTGCGTTCTTGACAAGGGAGTCCTCGAGGGAGTGGAAGGCGATGACCCCAACACGCCCACCGGGCCGTAATGCATCGATGGCTGCCTGCAACCCCCGCTCCAGGCTCTCGAGCTCGTGGTTGACCTCGATGCGGAGCGCCTGGAAGGTCCGGGTGGCGGGATGGATCCGCTTCGGCCAGTACCGTCGCGGCACCGCCCGCTCCACGGTCTCGCGCAGCTCACCGGTGGTGGTGAGCGGGCGCTCGGCGCGGGCCCTGCCGACGGCGGCGGCGATGCCGCGGGCGAAGCGCTCCTCGCCGTACCCGCGGATCAGCGCCGCGAGGTCCGCCTCGTCCCAGCCGTTGAGGATGTCGGCGGCGGTGAGCGTCGCCGCGCCGGGGTCGAGGCGCATGTCCAGGGGACCGTCGTGGCGGAAGCTGAAGCCTCGCGCCGGGTCGTCCAGCTGGACCGAGGAGATGCCGAGGTCGAGGGTCACCCCGTCGACGGC
This genomic stretch from Candidatus Dormiibacterota bacterium harbors:
- the rsmH gene encoding 16S rRNA (cytosine(1402)-N(4))-methyltransferase RsmH encodes the protein MQTPDQATPGVPSPDGHRPVLLHPLIESLQPRPGQVFVDGTLGAGGVTAALLERVRPGGRVIAVDRDPAALAGARLRFADDGDALLLIHGDFADLIEHLRRNGIAAVDGVTLDLGISSVQLDDPARGFSFRHDGPLDMRLDPGAATLTAADILNGWDEADLAALIRGYGEERFARGIAAAVGRARAERPLTTTGELRETVERAVPRRYWPKRIHPATRTFQALRIEVNHELESLERGLQAAIDALRPGGRVGVIAFHSLEDSLVKNALHVAALNCVCPPQQPICTCAHRATLFLHTRKAIKADAAELAANPRSRSARLRVAERLDTAH